A single window of Acetobacteraceae bacterium DNA harbors:
- a CDS encoding glycoside hydrolase family 32 protein, which produces MKKTSHIKSLPPPLNRRQALNRLTISGVASFGFLSYTQKISAAILQPNDETVPDPTETNTDAHRWRPNLHFTASKGFMNDPCGLIFDGKFYHLYYQFNPKSPQAGEPSWGHAISEDLYHWKDCPIAIAADKTGMIFTGSAVIDEKNSSGLFKDSPQKNLVVFYTKATEKSQSQWLAWSSDGGLHYQNYAKNPVVDAGHNSFRDPKVFWHEPSKKWIMTVVEASKKRVSLYGSYDLISWMHLSNFGPSGLFGTEWECPNLVELEIENETNPDGSPKTCWVFFVSINPGAPLGGSSTQYFLGQFDGERFTRKSAGVGVVDFAKDNYALQFYNHFPNHEKVYLGWFGNWQYCEELPTKEWNGAMTLPRKATLRRNADKFLSLIQKPLGLEALREAKIDIQFPESQKNTWLLSALKRRQLKPYENFHATLPNETAVEFLMDVVVEERGVRNPDGASGRAGRVIIELTNALAEKLSLGFDAASCQFWVDRSELRGFHHPFFTGSFSVALPKDSQQFSLRLILDGCTLEVYINDGEDVGTFLLYPYHPLTTLTIGATNATLTLDKLELYRLKRTMNRPHFSSP; this is translated from the coding sequence ATGAAAAAGACATCACACATAAAAAGCTTGCCACCCCCTCTCAACCGACGTCAGGCGCTTAATCGTCTAACGATTTCTGGTGTGGCGAGTTTCGGTTTTCTTTCTTATACGCAAAAAATTTCTGCCGCGATCCTTCAGCCAAATGACGAGACAGTCCCTGATCCCACAGAGACAAATACCGATGCACATCGCTGGCGACCCAATCTGCATTTTACCGCTTCCAAAGGATTTATGAACGATCCTTGCGGCTTAATTTTTGACGGTAAATTTTATCATCTTTATTATCAGTTCAATCCTAAATCACCTCAAGCCGGCGAACCCAGCTGGGGACATGCAATCAGTGAAGATCTTTATCACTGGAAAGACTGTCCTATTGCGATTGCAGCAGACAAAACGGGCATGATTTTTACTGGTTCGGCTGTCATTGATGAAAAAAACAGCTCCGGCCTCTTCAAAGATTCTCCGCAAAAAAATCTTGTCGTCTTTTACACGAAAGCCACAGAGAAAAGTCAAAGCCAATGGCTCGCATGGAGTTCCGATGGTGGCCTACATTATCAAAATTACGCCAAAAATCCTGTTGTCGATGCTGGGCATAATTCTTTCCGAGACCCTAAAGTTTTCTGGCATGAACCGAGTAAAAAATGGATTATGACAGTCGTTGAGGCCAGTAAAAAACGTGTCAGCCTTTATGGCTCTTATGACCTGATCTCATGGATGCATTTAAGTAATTTTGGCCCCTCTGGCCTATTCGGAACGGAATGGGAGTGCCCAAACCTTGTGGAATTGGAAATTGAGAATGAAACCAATCCTGATGGTTCACCAAAAACCTGCTGGGTGTTTTTTGTTTCAATTAATCCCGGTGCCCCTTTAGGTGGCAGTAGCACCCAATATTTTCTCGGCCAATTTGATGGGGAACGTTTTACCCGAAAAAGTGCCGGGGTCGGTGTTGTTGATTTTGCAAAAGATAATTACGCCCTGCAATTTTACAATCATTTTCCCAATCATGAAAAAGTCTATTTAGGCTGGTTTGGGAACTGGCAATATTGCGAGGAACTCCCCACAAAAGAATGGAACGGTGCGATGACCCTCCCTCGAAAAGCAACCTTGCGGCGCAATGCGGATAAATTCTTAAGCCTTATTCAAAAACCTTTGGGTTTAGAGGCACTCCGAGAAGCAAAGATTGACATTCAATTTCCGGAATCTCAAAAAAATACATGGCTTTTGTCTGCTCTTAAACGGCGACAATTAAAGCCTTATGAAAATTTTCATGCCACACTCCCCAATGAAACTGCGGTTGAATTTTTAATGGATGTCGTTGTTGAAGAGCGGGGCGTGCGCAACCCAGATGGCGCATCTGGACGGGCAGGACGTGTTATTATTGAACTGACCAACGCGCTTGCCGAAAAATTAAGCTTGGGATTTGATGCCGCCTCTTGTCAATTCTGGGTGGACCGTAGTGAATTGCGAGGATTTCACCATCCCTTCTTTACAGGTAGCTTTTCCGTTGCGCTTCCAAAAGATTCTCAGCAATTTTCATTGCGCTTAATTCTCGACGGCTGCACGCTAGAAGTCTATATCAATGACGGCGAGGATGTCGGAACATTCCTACTCTACCCCTATCACCCTTTAACAACTTTAACGATCGGCGCAACTAACGCAACACTTACCCTTGATAAACTCGAACTCTATCGCCTAAAGCGTACAATGAACCGTCCTCATTTTTCTTCCCCTTAA
- a CDS encoding Hint domain-containing protein: protein MVRYIRLMVRYIRLMVRQKSSLITDSASLKDSSFNPNKTLSPQENASLTSSSTKNKAIIYIYPPSTAWINSEDGSVTTVQGGVSITMPGPNITVVLGGADGNTGIVIDNLSSAVNDGATIIVAPEIKHFDDISDGFPPPGYVPPTYDPAAQVWTGGDSDGIILQGLKRSDIIGIYGSGSDLSNVPEELRKYLTGANAGNYALIQTKSGGWIVLHIDGIGDRGVIGVDKNGQIVFEVCYLQGTAILTPNGYKKVENLSPGDLVEIANPDGTRSGKSLPLKWIGKKSLWVQDGNPDLPPDEAGYAIRILKDAFGDNIPHKDLWVTPEHSFLFDGKFVPARMLVNGKTIAYDDARTSYTYYHLETDPHSILIAEGSLSESYLDTGNRANFISILEPNNDNDASILRFPPKSLLPDNKNWQKPAVPFETSRTFVEPLWKKLAHRAGLKQNITNAFVNAFGASVTNESNFAVTFQLPNGMRAPLVCQQHSQIEERHLYIFNLPPSDLLKSSTLVLLSRHSRPCDSIGPYVDDRRKLGVLIKNIIFVMPQANYAPRQWQTDKTLKGWANVEQAPMRWTTGAARLSLPSFWKEIKSIHIEIIAQGPYLLPSSKKGALPAPLSKPLQPIKTSQKQRKI from the coding sequence ATGGTAAGGTATATAAGGCTAATGGTAAGGTATATAAGGCTAATGGTAAGACAAAAATCGTCTCTTATTACAGATAGCGCCTCTCTTAAAGACAGTTCCTTTAATCCAAATAAAACACTGTCTCCACAAGAAAATGCATCTCTCACATCCTCTTCGACCAAAAATAAAGCAATCATTTACATCTATCCCCCGTCAACAGCTTGGATAAATTCCGAGGACGGTTCTGTGACAACGGTTCAGGGTGGTGTCAGTATTACCATGCCAGGCCCAAATATCACTGTGGTTCTAGGCGGTGCAGACGGCAATACCGGCATTGTTATCGACAATCTCTCCAGTGCTGTAAATGATGGTGCAACCATTATTGTTGCACCAGAAATTAAACATTTTGATGATATTTCAGACGGCTTTCCGCCACCTGGCTATGTCCCCCCAACTTATGATCCTGCCGCTCAAGTCTGGACGGGCGGAGACTCAGACGGCATCATCCTGCAAGGCCTAAAACGTTCCGATATTATCGGCATCTATGGTAGCGGTTCCGATCTCAGCAATGTACCGGAAGAACTAAGAAAATATTTAACCGGCGCGAATGCCGGTAATTACGCTCTGATCCAAACAAAAAGCGGCGGGTGGATTGTTCTCCATATTGACGGTATCGGTGATCGGGGTGTTATCGGTGTCGATAAAAACGGTCAGATTGTTTTTGAAGTTTGCTACCTTCAAGGCACGGCTATTCTCACACCGAACGGTTATAAAAAAGTCGAAAATCTCTCTCCGGGTGATCTTGTCGAAATTGCTAATCCAGACGGAACCCGCAGCGGCAAAAGCCTGCCGCTCAAATGGATTGGAAAAAAAAGCCTCTGGGTTCAGGATGGCAATCCTGATCTTCCGCCCGATGAGGCCGGCTATGCCATCCGTATCCTCAAAGACGCCTTTGGGGATAATATTCCCCACAAAGATTTATGGGTGACACCTGAACATTCTTTTCTGTTTGATGGGAAATTTGTGCCGGCTCGTATGTTGGTAAATGGGAAAACCATTGCCTATGACGATGCGCGTACCTCCTATACCTATTATCATCTTGAAACAGATCCGCATTCCATCCTCATTGCAGAAGGTTCTCTCTCTGAAAGCTATCTCGATACTGGAAATCGCGCCAATTTCATCTCTATCCTAGAACCTAACAACGATAATGATGCCAGTATTTTACGTTTTCCACCCAAATCTCTCCTCCCCGATAATAAAAATTGGCAGAAACCCGCAGTCCCTTTTGAAACCTCCCGCACTTTTGTGGAGCCTCTTTGGAAAAAACTCGCACATAGGGCTGGTCTCAAACAAAATATAACGAACGCTTTCGTCAATGCATTTGGCGCATCCGTCACAAATGAAAGTAATTTTGCAGTTACATTTCAACTCCCTAACGGCATGAGAGCCCCACTGGTCTGTCAGCAACATTCTCAAATAGAAGAGCGCCATTTATATATTTTCAACTTGCCGCCCTCAGATCTTCTAAAATCTTCTACCCTTGTTCTTTTATCCCGTCACAGTCGACCCTGCGATTCAATCGGCCCTTATGTCGATGATAGGCGCAAGCTCGGTGTCTTAATCAAAAATATTATTTTTGTTATGCCCCAGGCCAACTACGCACCTCGTCAATGGCAAACAGATAAAACCCTAAAAGGCTGGGCAAATGTCGAGCAAGCACCTATGCGCTGGACAACTGGCGCTGCGAGGCTCTCTCTTCCTAGCTTTTGGAAAGAAATTAAAAGCATTCATATCGAAATCATTGCGCAAGGCCCTTATCTTTTACCTTCTTCAAAAAAAGGTGCTCTCCCTGCCCCCCTCTCCAAGCCCTTACAGCCCATTAAAACATCACAAAAGCAACGAAAAATTTAA
- a CDS encoding alkene reductase, which translates to MTSLFDPIQLGAIHSKNRIFIAPMTRGRATREGVPTPIMAEYYAQRTDAGLIISEGVAISPQGYGWINSPGIWTEAQIEAWKPITKAVHEKNSTIVAQLWHMGRMLSPGVTNVPAVAPSAIQPPGIAHGPNGKSDYPTPEALTQLQIHQILKDYAVAAKNAIKAGFDGVQLHAANGYLVDQFLRDSTNKREDEYGGTPEKRLRFLKEVVESLISAIGADRVSVRLSPNGAIQGCVDSKPEEVFVPAAALLQKLNVSWLELREGSDDASFDMAGQTNQKKLSPEIRKVFNNPLILNGDYDKDSGEEAIQSGKADGIAYGRLYINNPDLATRFKEDLPVNTDIQPTAFYAAYKEDKASGYTDYPFATKK; encoded by the coding sequence ATGACCTCTCTCTTTGATCCGATCCAACTAGGGGCAATTCACAGCAAAAACCGTATTTTTATTGCCCCCATGACACGTGGACGCGCCACCCGCGAGGGCGTTCCCACCCCCATTATGGCGGAATATTATGCCCAGCGTACCGATGCGGGCCTTATCATTTCCGAAGGGGTTGCCATCAGCCCACAAGGCTATGGCTGGATCAATTCTCCCGGCATCTGGACAGAAGCACAAATTGAGGCATGGAAACCAATCACCAAAGCTGTCCATGAAAAAAACTCCACGATTGTTGCCCAGCTTTGGCATATGGGACGTATGCTTTCGCCCGGTGTAACCAACGTGCCTGCCGTTGCGCCTTCTGCTATTCAGCCCCCCGGCATTGCCCATGGCCCCAACGGCAAAAGTGACTATCCAACGCCTGAAGCCTTAACCCAGCTTCAAATTCATCAAATTCTTAAAGATTATGCTGTGGCCGCAAAAAATGCGATCAAAGCAGGTTTTGATGGTGTTCAGCTCCATGCGGCTAATGGTTATCTCGTTGACCAGTTTTTACGGGATTCAACTAACAAACGTGAGGACGAATATGGCGGCACTCCGGAAAAACGTCTGCGCTTTTTAAAAGAAGTTGTAGAATCCCTTATCTCCGCCATTGGTGCTGATCGTGTCAGCGTTCGCCTTTCCCCAAATGGCGCAATTCAAGGATGTGTCGATAGCAAACCAGAAGAAGTGTTTGTGCCTGCTGCAGCCCTTTTGCAAAAGCTGAATGTTTCCTGGCTTGAGCTTCGTGAAGGCAGTGACGATGCCAGCTTTGACATGGCCGGACAAACAAATCAGAAGAAACTTTCACCTGAAATCCGTAAAGTTTTTAATAATCCCCTTATTCTCAATGGCGATTATGACAAAGACAGCGGAGAAGAAGCAATTCAATCGGGAAAAGCAGATGGCATTGCCTATGGGCGCCTCTATATTAACAACCCAGACCTTGCGACACGTTTTAAAGAAGACTTGCCGGTTAATACCGATATTCAACCAACAGCATTTTATGCCGCTTATAAAGAGGACAAGGCTTCCGGATACACGGATTACCCCTTTGCCACGAAGAAATAA
- a CDS encoding type 1 glutamine amidotransferase domain-containing protein yields MMSAPYKKVLFVLSSHRRLGKTSLKTGYWLEEVAAPYEILSARGIEVVFASPKGGAVPVDPESLLPQNLTFYTENFCLNQEAQEKLAQTYVLRNLNPEDFDGVFYAGNYGTFFDLMQNPVSIHFLEVTLDAGKPVAFIGHSIAALKYVQDRKEVPVLKGRFVTGFRDSEEAGLILARMFAFVPRRILRFWRFVTYLVACLPSPEYASLLRLNGAIPFLVQRMLKREGSIFKCKRNWHPFLMEDLTEEGGHLITGQNPASASLLGDRLAEILLSDRHMK; encoded by the coding sequence ATGATGAGTGCGCCGTATAAAAAAGTTCTCTTTGTATTGTCCTCTCACCGCCGGTTAGGAAAAACTTCTTTAAAGACGGGCTATTGGCTCGAAGAGGTTGCTGCGCCCTATGAGATTTTGTCAGCACGGGGTATTGAGGTTGTTTTTGCTTCCCCAAAAGGCGGCGCAGTGCCTGTAGATCCTGAATCTTTGTTGCCCCAGAATTTGACTTTTTATACAGAAAATTTCTGCTTAAATCAGGAGGCACAGGAGAAGCTTGCACAGACCTACGTCTTAAGAAATTTAAACCCCGAAGATTTTGACGGCGTTTTTTATGCCGGAAATTATGGGACTTTCTTTGACCTTATGCAAAATCCTGTTTCTATTCATTTTCTTGAGGTTACGCTGGATGCAGGAAAGCCCGTTGCTTTTATCGGCCATTCCATTGCGGCATTGAAATATGTGCAAGATCGGAAAGAGGTACCTGTTTTAAAGGGACGATTTGTTACGGGCTTTAGAGATAGTGAAGAGGCCGGGCTTATTCTTGCGCGCATGTTTGCCTTTGTGCCACGGCGGATTTTAAGATTTTGGCGTTTTGTGACCTATTTGGTTGCCTGCTTGCCATCGCCAGAATATGCCTCTTTATTGCGTTTGAATGGCGCCATTCCTTTCTTGGTTCAGAGAATGCTGAAGCGAGAAGGGAGCATCTTTAAATGTAAAAGAAATTGGCATCCTTTTTTGATGGAAGATTTAACAGAAGAGGGGGGGCATTTAATCACAGGGCAGAATCCCGCCTCTGCTTCTTTGCTCGGAGATCGTCTTGCGGAAATTTTGTTATCAGACAGGCATATGAAATAA
- a CDS encoding type 1 glutamine amidotransferase domain-containing protein: MRTSKVFLTTLWVTALSVLSPAFAVASHQEEKKTDTVPFNLPLKDKKILFVLSSKAKLGGESPRKAGVWAESLAAPYEILTQQGAKISLASVEGGKAPVDPRSENSDFATAYTKQFRKDAQGQELLAHTMRLSDVQAADYDAICYTSSYGMFYDLVDNPDSIRLLTEFERAKKPIGLTSQGPLVLKNVKDAKGGVLVKGKVVTAFRNSEEAGSKLALDHNLFPISILKTMDHGRTYRTAALPEDQFLKELKLVGTVPFLTETLLKSQGAVYKSRKNWESFVVEDLTNDGAILLTAQNPDSIELWSKAFIQILLNQQAVETKIATGGAREFSGEGEGLSL; this comes from the coding sequence ATGCGTACGTCTAAAGTTTTTCTAACAACCCTTTGGGTTACAGCATTATCTGTTTTGTCTCCTGCGTTTGCGGTAGCAAGTCATCAAGAAGAGAAGAAAACGGATACCGTACCGTTTAATCTTCCGTTAAAAGATAAGAAAATTCTTTTTGTCCTTTCGTCTAAGGCAAAATTAGGGGGGGAATCGCCTCGTAAAGCAGGAGTTTGGGCAGAATCTTTGGCCGCTCCGTATGAAATTCTGACACAGCAAGGGGCAAAAATTTCGTTGGCTTCTGTTGAGGGGGGCAAGGCACCCGTTGACCCACGAAGTGAAAATTCAGATTTTGCAACTGCTTACACAAAGCAATTTCGAAAAGATGCCCAAGGGCAAGAGCTTTTAGCACATACGATGCGTCTTTCTGATGTGCAGGCAGCGGATTATGATGCCATTTGCTACACTTCAAGCTATGGCATGTTTTATGATTTGGTTGATAACCCGGATTCCATTCGTTTATTGACGGAATTTGAACGTGCTAAAAAGCCTATTGGCCTGACCTCTCAGGGGCCGCTGGTGTTAAAAAATGTGAAAGATGCCAAGGGCGGTGTTTTGGTTAAGGGGAAGGTCGTTACCGCCTTTCGAAATAGTGAAGAGGCCGGATCAAAACTGGCACTTGATCACAATCTTTTCCCAATATCTATTTTAAAAACGATGGATCATGGCCGAACCTACCGTACAGCCGCCTTGCCGGAGGATCAGTTTCTTAAAGAATTGAAGCTTGTTGGAACGGTGCCGTTCTTGACGGAAACTCTTTTGAAATCGCAGGGTGCTGTTTATAAAAGCAGAAAAAATTGGGAATCTTTCGTTGTGGAGGATCTCACCAATGATGGGGCTATTTTATTGACAGCGCAAAATCCAGATTCCATAGAACTTTGGTCGAAGGCTTTCATACAAATTCTTTTGAACCAACAGGCTGTGGAAACAAAAATAGCAACTGGTGGCGCACGGGAGTTTTCAGGAGAGGGCGAAGGGCTTTCTCTCTAA